In a genomic window of Roseiflexus castenholzii DSM 13941:
- a CDS encoding branched-chain amino acid ABC transporter permease, with amino-acid sequence MTVFWQALASGIAVGVVYALIALGFNIIFQTTRIINFAQGEFVMIGALVGYTLTVVLGWPIVLALAGVALISALVGIVSERLIMLPIQRSSYRYSWIITTLAVAIIFRNLMGAEWLYGREDYRVPPLIPGVFFVGPAVVAYQQVIILVIAVILLILIEVFYRRTFFGKAIRATAFNYNIAGLMGIPVPMMIRLSFALSAVLSGIAGVLVAPLIFANVSMGILIGLKGFVAIILGGLGSPRGAVIGGLIVGLLDTSVRALAPEGWGNFIVFGVLALVLLIRPTGLFGKPGAH; translated from the coding sequence ATGACCGTCTTTTGGCAGGCGCTGGCCAGCGGCATTGCTGTTGGTGTCGTCTATGCGTTGATTGCGCTCGGTTTCAACATCATCTTTCAAACCACTCGCATTATCAACTTCGCGCAGGGTGAATTTGTGATGATTGGCGCATTGGTTGGCTACACCCTGACAGTGGTGCTGGGCTGGCCGATCGTGCTGGCATTGGCAGGAGTAGCGTTGATATCGGCACTGGTCGGTATTGTAAGCGAACGATTGATTATGTTGCCGATTCAGCGCTCATCGTACCGCTATAGCTGGATTATCACCACTCTGGCAGTGGCTATTATCTTCCGTAACCTGATGGGCGCCGAATGGCTCTACGGTCGTGAAGACTATCGTGTGCCGCCGCTCATACCCGGCGTATTCTTTGTCGGACCGGCAGTTGTCGCTTACCAGCAGGTTATTATTCTCGTGATTGCAGTCATATTATTGATCCTGATCGAGGTGTTCTACCGGCGAACCTTCTTTGGTAAGGCCATTCGGGCGACCGCGTTCAACTACAATATTGCCGGATTAATGGGGATTCCCGTGCCGATGATGATCCGGCTCAGCTTTGCTCTCAGCGCCGTTCTCAGCGGTATCGCCGGCGTGTTGGTCGCGCCGCTGATCTTCGCCAATGTCAGCATGGGCATCCTGATTGGGCTTAAAGGGTTTGTGGCCATCATCCTTGGCGGGCTGGGCAGCCCGCGCGGCGCAGTCATTGGTGGGCTGATCGTTGGTCTGCTCGACACCTCCGTCCGCGCATTAGCCCCTGAAGGGTGGGGAAACTTTATCGTCTTCGGCGTACTTGCGCTGGTCTTGCTGATCCGGCCAACCGGACTGTTTGGCAAACCTGGCGCGCATTGA
- a CDS encoding ABC transporter substrate-binding protein gives MALNRLGIKVITLVLLTLLIVGCAGGRGTGVQPTAAPSAPTAAPSAPTAAPSAPTAAPVQPTNAPAAPTAAQPAGEPIKIGLVSPFSGPLGILGQWMQASAQTEVDRINAEGGLLGRPVILISRDDELNPAKTVEIVREFIEREQVSMIIGPSLTAFALATKDLVTQSKTIQFLPTVSGMAALDNAPYTFRTLESIQLQMTEIARYLGASGATRVGMVVLDDATGAEYMALLPDAVKAAGMTYVGHELFRNDDQDLTTQVLKVRELGADALVVGTGNSAQAAKVIIAARQIGWNATLIGVSGLESTLLGQLVGDALDGVVFVNTFRGYQAGVPAAEMPAGYARHVASVLKLNSIPEPDQRDLSRVGMSTSTADAIYIWSEAVKRAGTLDSDAVKAEIERTNIPADESPSGGDLTISADNHEAYREGSLFFYQWRKLANGQFRYTTINR, from the coding sequence ATGGCACTGAATCGTCTCGGAATCAAGGTCATTACGCTGGTGCTGCTCACACTGCTCATTGTCGGTTGCGCTGGAGGGCGAGGTACAGGCGTCCAACCGACCGCCGCGCCATCGGCGCCGACCGCCGCGCCATCGGCGCCGACCGCTGCACCATCGGCGCCGACCGCCGCGCCGGTTCAACCGACCAATGCCCCGGCTGCGCCGACGGCGGCTCAGCCTGCTGGTGAACCGATCAAGATCGGCCTTGTGTCACCATTTAGCGGACCTCTTGGCATCCTTGGGCAATGGATGCAAGCCAGCGCTCAAACGGAAGTTGATCGCATTAATGCGGAGGGTGGATTGCTTGGCCGGCCGGTGATATTGATCAGCCGCGATGATGAACTCAATCCGGCCAAGACGGTCGAGATCGTGCGTGAGTTTATCGAGCGCGAGCAAGTGAGCATGATCATTGGGCCATCATTGACTGCTTTCGCACTGGCGACGAAAGACCTCGTCACCCAGAGTAAGACAATCCAATTCCTGCCGACAGTATCGGGTATGGCTGCCCTCGACAATGCCCCCTACACCTTTCGCACGCTCGAGTCGATCCAGCTGCAGATGACTGAGATCGCCCGCTACCTGGGTGCATCTGGGGCAACCAGGGTAGGTATGGTTGTGCTCGATGATGCGACCGGCGCTGAGTATATGGCATTACTGCCCGATGCGGTCAAGGCGGCTGGCATGACCTATGTCGGGCATGAACTCTTTCGCAATGACGATCAAGACCTGACGACTCAGGTGCTTAAGGTGCGTGAATTGGGCGCTGATGCGTTGGTCGTCGGCACCGGCAATAGTGCGCAGGCGGCCAAGGTCATTATTGCGGCGCGCCAGATCGGATGGAACGCAACCCTGATCGGCGTCTCCGGGCTTGAGAGCACCCTGCTTGGTCAATTGGTCGGTGATGCGCTCGACGGCGTTGTATTTGTCAACACCTTCCGCGGCTATCAGGCAGGTGTGCCGGCAGCCGAGATGCCGGCCGGCTATGCACGTCACGTCGCCTCCGTGTTGAAGTTGAACAGTATTCCGGAACCGGATCAACGTGATCTCAGCCGGGTTGGCATGTCTACTTCAACGGCGGATGCGATCTACATCTGGTCCGAGGCGGTGAAACGTGCCGGAACTCTTGATAGCGATGCGGTAAAGGCCGAGATTGAGCGCACGAACATCCCGGCTGACGAATCGCCATCAGGCGGAGATCTGACGATTTCGGCAGACAATCACGAAGCGTACCGTGAGGGATCGCTCTTCTTCTACCAATGGCGCAAGCTTGCGAATGGCCAGTTTCGCTACACGACCATCAACCGATAG
- a CDS encoding DUF4437 domain-containing protein: MRPHIEFIHVDDVPWQPWPFGSTGACTRTLSCDPDTGATTLLVSLPAGWAAPEGFFTADVEFYIMQGELVSNGYRLARHTYGFLPAGVVYGRLQASSPVTLLWFTHGESRFAISATDAPGARRRGLIHAMDSSAAPWSNTITPGFPPGAMRKSLRIDPDTGAGTWLLGVLPQWREPRVEIHPVAEEAFIISGEMVTDRGVMVAGCYFWRPPHIPHGPFATETGVLILFRTDGHLHTFYRWPDQPSGSSSGSPGY; encoded by the coding sequence ATGCGCCCGCATATCGAGTTCATTCACGTTGACGATGTTCCCTGGCAACCGTGGCCATTCGGCTCGACAGGCGCCTGCACACGCACCCTCAGTTGCGATCCAGATACCGGTGCGACAACGCTGCTCGTGAGTCTGCCGGCAGGTTGGGCAGCGCCGGAAGGGTTTTTCACCGCCGATGTTGAATTCTACATTATGCAGGGTGAATTAGTATCCAACGGGTATCGGCTTGCGCGCCATACCTATGGCTTCTTGCCGGCAGGCGTGGTGTACGGACGCTTACAGGCCAGTTCACCCGTCACCCTGCTCTGGTTTACGCATGGTGAATCTCGCTTTGCGATCAGTGCGACCGATGCGCCGGGTGCACGCCGTCGCGGTCTCATTCACGCGATGGACAGTTCGGCGGCGCCCTGGAGCAACACGATCACTCCCGGTTTTCCCCCCGGAGCGATGCGAAAATCACTGCGCATCGATCCCGATACCGGCGCCGGTACATGGCTGCTCGGCGTGCTTCCTCAGTGGCGTGAGCCGCGTGTCGAGATCCATCCGGTGGCGGAAGAAGCGTTCATCATCTCTGGCGAGATGGTCACCGATCGCGGTGTCATGGTTGCCGGTTGCTACTTTTGGCGCCCGCCCCATATTCCCCATGGTCCGTTTGCAACCGAAACCGGCGTCTTGATTCTGTTTCGGACTGATGGTCATTTGCACACGTTCTACCGCTGGCCGGATCAACCGTCCGGGTCATCATCAGGTTCGCCAGGCTATTGA
- a CDS encoding aldehyde dehydrogenase family protein, protein MALVSVRNPRTGQYDYQFLPPRRDELADVCRRLRDAQPAWEALGIDARVAVLDDWRRALAAHRSDIITALIADTGRYYESVLEFESVVSSIERWRRLAPDLLRYGESRSSALPFIRLEGRLVPYPLVGVISPWNFPLLLSLIDALPALLTGCAALIKPSEIAPRFIEPLQRTIADVPALSDVLQYVAGDGATGAAMIDLVDLVCFTGSVPTGRRVAEAAAQRFIPAFLELGGKDPAIVLADADIERAAAAILWGGMVNAGQSCLSIERVYVEAPVFASFVEALTDQARRLRLAFPEPQSGEIGPIISARQADVIADHLADAFAHGAVAPCGGALVEYGGGIYCLPTVLTNVNHTMKVMREETFAPILPVMPVADADEAVALANDSHFGLSAAVFSGNLAMARAIAARLHAGAISINDAALTALIHDGEKQSFKFSGLGGSRMGPAALHRFARKQALLVNTNSGYDPWWFQREAQ, encoded by the coding sequence ATGGCGCTTGTTTCTGTTCGTAATCCGCGCACCGGGCAGTACGATTATCAGTTTCTCCCTCCCAGGCGCGACGAGTTAGCAGATGTGTGTCGCCGCCTCCGTGATGCGCAACCGGCATGGGAAGCGCTGGGGATTGATGCCCGTGTTGCCGTTCTTGATGATTGGCGCCGCGCGCTGGCAGCACATCGCAGCGACATTATCACGGCGTTGATCGCCGATACGGGACGCTATTACGAAAGTGTGCTCGAGTTCGAGTCGGTCGTGTCGAGTATCGAACGCTGGCGACGGCTGGCTCCCGATCTCCTGCGCTATGGAGAAAGTCGCTCCAGCGCTCTTCCGTTTATTCGTCTGGAAGGCCGCCTTGTGCCGTACCCGCTTGTGGGAGTGATCAGCCCGTGGAACTTTCCTCTCTTACTGAGCCTGATCGATGCTTTACCCGCGCTCTTGACCGGCTGCGCGGCGCTGATTAAGCCCAGTGAAATCGCCCCTCGTTTTATCGAACCGTTGCAGCGCACCATCGCTGATGTGCCTGCGTTAAGCGACGTTTTGCAGTATGTCGCCGGCGATGGCGCTACCGGCGCTGCGATGATCGATCTGGTTGATCTGGTCTGCTTTACCGGCAGCGTACCAACCGGTCGGCGAGTGGCAGAAGCGGCGGCGCAGCGGTTTATCCCGGCTTTCCTCGAACTTGGCGGCAAGGACCCGGCCATTGTCCTGGCTGATGCCGACATCGAACGGGCCGCTGCTGCTATCTTGTGGGGAGGCATGGTTAATGCCGGTCAGTCGTGTCTCTCGATAGAGCGGGTGTATGTCGAAGCGCCGGTTTTCGCATCGTTTGTGGAAGCGCTTACCGACCAAGCACGGCGACTGCGCCTCGCATTTCCCGAACCGCAAAGCGGCGAGATTGGTCCAATCATTTCGGCGCGACAGGCTGATGTCATTGCCGATCATCTTGCCGATGCGTTTGCGCACGGCGCCGTTGCGCCGTGCGGCGGTGCGCTGGTTGAGTATGGTGGCGGCATCTATTGCTTGCCGACAGTGCTCACGAACGTCAATCATACGATGAAGGTGATGCGCGAAGAGACCTTTGCTCCGATCTTGCCGGTCATGCCGGTCGCCGATGCTGATGAGGCAGTCGCGTTGGCGAATGACAGCCATTTTGGTCTGAGCGCCGCAGTTTTCTCCGGCAACCTCGCCATGGCTCGCGCCATTGCCGCCCGTTTGCATGCCGGTGCGATCAGCATTAACGATGCGGCGCTCACTGCACTTATTCACGACGGTGAAAAACAGTCGTTCAAGTTCTCCGGACTTGGCGGCTCGCGCATGGGTCCAGCAGCACTGCACCGGTTTGCCCGCAAACAGGCGCTGCTGGTGAATACCAATTCAGGATACGATCCATGGTGGTTTCAAAGGGAGGCGCAGTAA
- a CDS encoding nitrilase-related carbon-nitrogen hydrolase, which produces MSQFDSYRALALQVTCHAVNALNNRVAVREQMLATIVRLREQIRASIAFIGNDVRLVVLPEYFLTGFPLGESIAVWSEKAAIDPDGPEYAALGQIACDLQIFLAGNCYERDPHFPGLYFQVSFVIDPSGQCVLRYRRLNSMFAPTPHDVWDRFCQMYGPDALFPVADTAIGRLACIASEEILFPEVARCLAMRGAEVFLHSSSEVSSPELTPKHIAKRARALENLAYVISANSAGISGIPIPAASVEGGSQIVDYTGRVLVEAGQGESMAAHAEIDLAALRRYRRRPGMNNLLSRQRFDLYASSYATAGFYPPNTLLTGVAERQHFLRVQQETIERLAQKGII; this is translated from the coding sequence ATGAGCCAGTTTGATTCGTATCGCGCGCTGGCGCTGCAAGTTACCTGCCATGCTGTTAACGCCCTGAACAATCGGGTGGCTGTCCGTGAGCAGATGTTGGCGACTATTGTGCGGCTGCGTGAACAGATACGCGCCAGTATCGCCTTTATCGGCAATGATGTGCGGCTCGTGGTTTTGCCCGAATATTTCCTGACCGGCTTTCCGTTGGGTGAAAGCATCGCTGTATGGTCGGAAAAAGCCGCGATTGATCCGGATGGTCCCGAATATGCTGCACTTGGTCAGATTGCGTGTGATCTGCAAATCTTTCTTGCCGGTAATTGCTATGAACGTGATCCGCACTTTCCCGGTCTCTATTTTCAGGTGAGCTTTGTCATTGACCCTTCCGGTCAGTGTGTGCTGCGCTACCGACGCTTAAACTCGATGTTTGCGCCGACGCCGCACGATGTGTGGGATCGATTTTGCCAAATGTACGGTCCTGATGCGCTCTTCCCGGTCGCCGACACTGCAATCGGGCGGTTGGCCTGCATCGCCTCAGAAGAGATTCTCTTCCCCGAAGTTGCGCGTTGTCTTGCGATGCGTGGCGCCGAAGTATTTCTCCATTCATCTTCGGAAGTGAGCAGCCCGGAATTAACCCCGAAGCACATCGCCAAACGAGCGCGCGCGTTAGAAAATCTGGCCTATGTCATTTCGGCGAACTCTGCCGGTATTAGTGGCATTCCAATCCCTGCTGCCTCGGTTGAGGGCGGTTCGCAGATTGTTGATTACACAGGGCGCGTGTTAGTCGAAGCCGGCCAGGGCGAGAGCATGGCGGCCCACGCTGAGATCGATCTTGCCGCGCTCCGGCGCTACCGTCGTCGCCCTGGCATGAACAACCTGCTGAGTCGTCAACGGTTTGATCTGTATGCCAGCAGTTATGCGACTGCCGGCTTTTACCCGCCGAATACGTTGTTGACCGGTGTTGCGGAACGGCAACATTTTCTGCGTGTGCAACAAGAGACGATTGAGCGCCTGGCGCAGAAGGGGATAATTTGA
- a CDS encoding YybH family protein has product MDPVQALTAFFDAIVSGCLEEVTAMYRPGSTTYVFVEGPRWSTRGYEQVAAGWRAYLNSPIRITHWQWSEGPLSEVWSDSAFIAGLLDLHVCIGETSRTVRLRATFVLHRDPDNQWQIVHEHVSQPMVDPYGIGDWLEIANDASSNGPLA; this is encoded by the coding sequence ATGGACCCGGTACAAGCCCTTACCGCGTTTTTTGACGCCATTGTCTCCGGTTGCCTCGAGGAAGTGACCGCCATGTATCGTCCTGGCTCAACGACCTATGTTTTCGTAGAGGGTCCGCGCTGGAGTACACGGGGGTATGAGCAGGTTGCCGCAGGCTGGCGCGCTTATCTGAACTCGCCAATTCGCATCACCCATTGGCAATGGAGCGAAGGTCCGCTCAGTGAGGTATGGAGCGATAGCGCCTTCATCGCCGGTCTGCTTGATCTACACGTCTGTATTGGTGAAACAAGCCGTACCGTGCGCTTGCGCGCTACGTTTGTGCTCCATCGCGATCCGGACAACCAATGGCAAATTGTCCACGAGCATGTCTCACAACCGATGGTCGATCCCTATGGAATTGGCGATTGGCTGGAGATAGCCAACGATGCATCGAGTAATGGCCCTCTTGCATAA
- a CDS encoding nuclear transport factor 2 family protein: MVDEQPLLVFVQSRLNPDADDLFTEYLAKSRSVMEEYGIEVIASGAGIEHPQAHDVWPRNSLLRYPSFDAFQRYLADPRYSELRAIRERAYAANRVSMFTPLSPDPRNVAMRAFQHFCTGLASGQWEPFLAMLSDDFSFWFPRGKYKGLNVGKDRAREFFTYVSSVFSEGLSVTLDRVVGSGSTYIFEFRDEGKLRGQPYTNRVALALDVRGRQICAYREYFGLDV, translated from the coding sequence ATGGTAGATGAGCAACCGCTCTTGGTGTTCGTTCAGAGCCGACTCAATCCCGACGCTGATGACCTCTTCACCGAATATCTGGCAAAATCGCGGTCTGTGATGGAAGAGTACGGGATCGAGGTGATCGCTTCCGGCGCCGGGATCGAACATCCGCAAGCACATGACGTATGGCCGCGCAACAGTCTCTTGCGCTATCCCTCCTTCGATGCATTTCAGCGCTACCTCGCCGACCCTCGCTATTCAGAGTTAAGAGCCATTCGCGAACGCGCGTATGCAGCCAATCGGGTGAGCATGTTTACTCCCCTGTCACCCGATCCGCGCAACGTGGCTATGCGCGCTTTCCAGCACTTCTGCACCGGTCTCGCTTCTGGGCAATGGGAGCCATTCCTTGCGATGCTGAGCGATGATTTTAGTTTCTGGTTTCCGCGTGGCAAGTACAAGGGTCTCAACGTCGGTAAAGATCGCGCTCGCGAGTTCTTTACCTATGTCTCGTCGGTCTTCTCCGAAGGATTGTCGGTCACGCTTGATCGCGTTGTCGGCAGCGGTTCGACCTATATTTTCGAGTTTCGTGATGAAGGCAAACTCCGTGGTCAGCCATACACCAATCGGGTCGCTCTTGCACTTGATGTGCGCGGTCGCCAGATCTGCGCCTACCGTGAATATTTCGGCTTAGATGTGTAG
- a CDS encoding GntR family transcriptional regulator, protein MTNTLDRASPVPLYFQLKQIIIEKIEHNEWDPGQPIPSEQELQDTYGLSRTTVRQALSELVIEGRLVRQRGRGTFIVQNKLTHTPQKPQGLVRLMIDRGLRPGWRVLSLEWTTPPYEVQHLLQIEPDTQALYIRRLRLASDQPIGYHQVWLPPGIAGQINHDALQEGDSLAYLRHLPAVARGHTIRTIEAIAAEAAEAELLGISEGEPLLLIQRLLCDSDGIPIELMEALYCGNQFKYQIILPNAE, encoded by the coding sequence ATGACGAATACTCTTGACCGCGCCTCGCCGGTGCCGCTCTACTTTCAGCTCAAGCAGATCATCATTGAGAAGATTGAGCATAACGAATGGGATCCCGGTCAACCAATCCCCAGCGAACAGGAATTGCAAGATACGTATGGGTTGAGCCGCACGACGGTGCGGCAGGCATTGAGCGAGCTGGTCATCGAGGGACGTTTGGTGCGTCAACGTGGACGAGGCACATTTATCGTCCAGAATAAGTTGACCCACACGCCGCAAAAGCCACAGGGGCTTGTGCGCTTAATGATCGATCGTGGGTTGCGCCCCGGCTGGCGAGTGCTGAGCCTTGAATGGACAACGCCGCCTTACGAGGTGCAGCATCTATTGCAGATCGAACCCGATACCCAAGCCCTGTATATTCGCCGGTTGCGTTTGGCCAGCGACCAACCGATTGGATACCACCAGGTGTGGCTGCCCCCCGGTATCGCCGGACAGATCAATCACGACGCGTTACAAGAGGGGGACTCGCTGGCCTATTTACGACACTTGCCGGCAGTAGCGCGTGGACATACCATCCGTACCATCGAAGCGATTGCTGCTGAGGCCGCCGAAGCTGAATTGCTCGGCATCAGTGAAGGCGAACCATTGCTGTTAATCCAGCGTCTGTTGTGCGACAGCGATGGGATACCGATCGAACTCATGGAAGCGCTCTACTGCGGCAATCAGTTTAAGTATCAAATCATTCTGCCGAATGCAGAATAG
- a CDS encoding DUF3891 family protein yields the protein MIVQTASAGAPHFVVTQIDHARMSGELAALFGNEQFARPEPWDLIVYTITHHDEGWADVDAAPDRDPHTGLVYHLTKTPLDRLMITSQQSPNFNERHHPFCGILSSMHSWGLYNGRYGLSDKIFINAIEPAQRPAVQAMLDAELRRQERLKQTLRSNPVTAAWAEDGRLFWSYKLLQLFDTLALFFQTTHAAARVPTQFLHVPVNGVRDTTLTVTPVASDVATVAPWPFATAQVTVCCRGRLMTPQPADVDVAALFASLPLTEQWYTLIPA from the coding sequence ATGATTGTACAGACTGCGTCGGCCGGTGCGCCTCACTTTGTCGTCACCCAGATCGATCACGCTCGGATGTCGGGCGAATTGGCTGCACTGTTCGGCAATGAACAATTTGCTCGCCCTGAACCGTGGGATTTGATCGTCTACACGATTACTCATCATGATGAAGGATGGGCGGATGTCGATGCAGCCCCGGATCGCGATCCGCACACCGGCCTCGTATATCATCTGACCAAAACGCCGTTAGACCGGCTCATGATCACCAGTCAACAATCACCGAATTTCAATGAGCGCCATCATCCTTTCTGCGGCATTCTGTCAAGCATGCACTCGTGGGGACTGTATAACGGCCGCTACGGGCTATCCGATAAGATTTTCATCAATGCGATTGAGCCGGCGCAACGGCCTGCGGTGCAGGCGATGCTTGACGCTGAATTACGTCGCCAAGAGCGTTTGAAGCAGACCTTGCGCAGTAATCCCGTTACTGCGGCATGGGCTGAGGATGGTCGGCTGTTTTGGTCCTACAAACTGCTGCAACTGTTCGACACCCTGGCCCTCTTTTTTCAGACAACGCATGCCGCAGCGCGTGTGCCAACACAGTTTCTCCATGTTCCGGTTAACGGCGTGCGTGATACAACGCTGACTGTCACACCGGTCGCATCTGATGTCGCTACTGTCGCGCCCTGGCCCTTCGCAACAGCACAAGTAACTGTGTGTTGTCGCGGTCGTCTGATGACGCCACAGCCGGCCGACGTCGATGTCGCGGCGCTCTTTGCTTCATTGCCGTTGACCGAGCAATGGTACACGCTGATACCGGCATAA
- a CDS encoding PPC domain-containing DNA-binding protein has translation MPVVAHQEAVPRHRVLAVVLCDGADLHQALTEIAMTHHITAAIVHMLGGLREVALVETDVATGLKKPPLVFRRHLEIIGGSGMISLHNQTPHIHLHLTLAYQDAEHLHGVTVIGGHVAYATAHAVEALIHCYDGLALIRQPDRRTGLPLWSLTAGACS, from the coding sequence GTGCCGGTCGTCGCACATCAAGAGGCAGTTCCACGCCATCGGGTCCTGGCGGTCGTCCTATGCGATGGCGCCGATCTGCACCAGGCGCTGACTGAAATTGCAATGACGCATCACATCACCGCAGCAATCGTCCACATGCTCGGTGGGTTGCGCGAGGTTGCGCTTGTCGAAACCGATGTTGCCACCGGGCTAAAAAAGCCGCCGCTTGTATTTCGCCGTCACCTTGAAATTATCGGCGGCAGTGGCATGATAAGCCTGCACAACCAAACACCGCACATCCATCTGCACCTTACTCTTGCCTATCAAGACGCGGAACACCTGCACGGCGTCACCGTGATTGGCGGTCATGTCGCGTATGCAACGGCCCATGCGGTCGAAGCGCTCATTCATTGTTACGATGGCCTGGCGCTGATCCGCCAACCTGATCGGCGCACCGGCTTGCCGCTCTGGAGTTTGACCGCTGGCGCTTGTTCGTGA
- a CDS encoding peroxiredoxin: MPAIGEKAPDFIATTQSGEPFQLSSLRGQKVVLFFYPKADTPTCTTEACSFRDSYAEIRARSAIVVGVSPDTVTAQAAFHDKHHLPYLLVADADHRVSDLYGVWGTHQVRREDGTEVTYTGVLRTTFIIDEQGVVQRVFPNVDVREHTAEVLSALEQ, translated from the coding sequence ATGCCAGCAATCGGAGAAAAGGCGCCCGACTTTATCGCAACGACACAGAGCGGCGAACCGTTTCAACTCTCTTCGTTACGTGGACAGAAGGTGGTGCTCTTCTTTTACCCCAAAGCCGACACCCCGACATGTACGACAGAAGCATGCAGTTTTCGTGATAGCTATGCCGAAATCCGTGCACGTAGCGCGATTGTGGTCGGGGTCAGTCCAGACACCGTGACGGCGCAGGCGGCATTTCACGATAAGCACCACCTTCCCTACCTCTTAGTCGCCGATGCCGACCATCGAGTGAGTGATCTCTATGGCGTGTGGGGAACACATCAGGTTCGGCGTGAAGACGGCACGGAGGTGACCTACACCGGTGTGTTGCGCACCACGTTCATTATTGATGAACAGGGTGTTGTGCAACGAGTGTTTCCGAATGTGGACGTGCGTGAACATACTGCTGAAGTGTTGTCGGCGCTTGAGCAGTGA